The following coding sequences lie in one Euhalothece natronophila Z-M001 genomic window:
- a CDS encoding winged helix-turn-helix domain-containing protein: MTLSQTTIGRYLRRWGLSPQKPAKRAREQCPLTLQQWLNYQYPSLRQRAQQEGAEIHWGDEMGLRSDHQAEVGQRWGKRQLWVVVLKKNTAT, translated from the coding sequence ATAACTCTTTCTCAAACGACGATTGGTCGTTATTTACGTCGCTGGGGGCTCTCACCACAGAAACCTGCTAAGCGCGCCAGAGAACAATGTCCTTTAACACTCCAACAGTGGTTAAATTACCAGTACCCATCTCTACGTCAACGAGCGCAACAAGAAGGAGCAGAAATTCATTGGGGTGATGAAATGGGGCTACGTTCCGACCATCAAGCGGAAGTTGGTCAGAGGTGGGGAAAACGCCAGTTGTGGGTGGTGGTGCTTAAAAAAAACACAGCTACATAG
- a CDS encoding 5-(carboxyamino)imidazole ribonucleotide synthase, with the protein MSIKKRVGVIGGGQLAWMMGLEASSLGVSLRVQTPNFHDPAVAYAEESVIASLSDLEATRQLAQSCDVITFENEFIDLAGLSRLREEVDFYPSLNSLAPLLDKFEQRCYLQELGIPVPVFKTAIAGEAQFEEDEFPLVIKARRHGYDGQGTFIVETDRELTRVWETLKGLPVLVEECIPFEKELAVMAARGVNGETVVYPVTETYQQDQVCQRVIAPARISEALEEEIRAIAQSLLTALNWVGVFGIEFFLTDNERVLVNEVAPRTHNSGHYTLDACDISQFAMHLKAVTGDTLTPPQMKSEAAVMVNLLGYETLESDYAQQREKLQALPHTHLYWYGKTQARPGRKLGHVTILEKDITKASAIADQVSAIWDSHDKG; encoded by the coding sequence ATGTCTATAAAAAAGCGTGTTGGTGTAATTGGTGGGGGGCAACTTGCTTGGATGATGGGTTTAGAAGCGTCATCTCTAGGGGTGTCTTTACGAGTACAAACCCCTAATTTTCATGATCCGGCAGTGGCTTATGCTGAAGAAAGCGTTATTGCCTCTTTGTCAGATTTAGAGGCAACAAGACAGTTAGCCCAATCTTGCGATGTGATCACTTTTGAGAATGAGTTTATTGATTTAGCTGGCTTAAGTCGTTTGCGAGAAGAGGTAGATTTTTATCCCAGCTTAAATTCTCTTGCACCGTTGTTAGATAAATTTGAACAACGCTGTTATCTCCAAGAGTTGGGTATCCCTGTACCGGTTTTTAAGACGGCAATTGCTGGGGAAGCTCAATTTGAGGAAGATGAGTTTCCCTTAGTGATTAAGGCAAGACGACATGGGTATGATGGACAGGGAACATTTATTGTAGAGACAGATAGGGAGTTAACAAGAGTATGGGAAACCTTAAAAGGGCTTCCGGTACTCGTGGAAGAGTGCATTCCTTTTGAGAAAGAGTTAGCTGTCATGGCAGCCAGAGGAGTGAATGGGGAGACTGTGGTTTATCCTGTTACGGAAACCTATCAGCAAGATCAGGTGTGTCAGCGAGTGATTGCCCCGGCACGGATTAGTGAGGCGTTAGAAGAGGAAATTCGCGCGATCGCGCAGTCACTGTTAACTGCCCTTAATTGGGTGGGGGTTTTTGGTATTGAGTTTTTCCTCACCGACAATGAGCGGGTGTTAGTGAATGAAGTTGCCCCCCGAACTCATAATTCTGGACATTATACCCTTGATGCTTGCGATATTTCCCAATTTGCCATGCACTTAAAAGCCGTTACTGGTGATACCTTAACCCCTCCTCAGATGAAAAGTGAGGCAGCGGTAATGGTGAATTTACTGGGTTATGAAACCCTAGAAAGTGACTATGCCCAACAACGTGAGAAATTACAAGCTCTGCCCCATACTCATCTCTACTGGTATGGGAAAACCCAAGCGCGTCCAGGGCGAAAACTCGGTCATGTTACTATTTTAGAAAAAGATATTACCAAAGCCAGCGCGATCGCGGATCAAGTTTCCGCCATTTGGGATTCTCATGACAAAGGTTGA
- a CDS encoding pentapeptide repeat-containing protein has protein sequence MNFLTKLISGVLACVVLFFPLTAQAQTSTVFERQSLISADLSRENLSGETLQLREISDANLTEANLSHTDLRGSIFTESVMVEANLEGANLTFTVLNAVDFTGANLSQAILEDAILSRAKFENTTITGADFSNAVLDNSQIDQLCKSAEGVNEETGVATRDSLGCL, from the coding sequence ATGAACTTTCTAACTAAATTAATTTCTGGTGTGCTTGCTTGTGTGGTTCTCTTCTTTCCTTTAACTGCCCAAGCCCAAACTAGTACAGTTTTTGAACGTCAATCTTTAATTAGTGCTGATTTATCTCGAGAAAATCTTTCGGGTGAAACGTTGCAGTTACGAGAAATTTCTGATGCTAACTTAACCGAGGCGAATTTGAGTCATACTGACTTACGGGGATCAATTTTTACCGAGTCAGTCATGGTAGAGGCAAACTTAGAAGGAGCCAATTTAACCTTTACTGTCTTAAATGCTGTGGATTTTACAGGCGCAAATCTCAGCCAAGCTATTTTAGAAGATGCAATTCTCTCACGGGCTAAATTTGAAAATACCACAATAACTGGCGCGGATTTTAGTAACGCGGTATTAGATAACTCTCAAATTGATCAGCTTTGTAAAAGTGCAGAAGGCGTTAACGAGGAGACGGGTGTTGCGACTCGGGATTCATTAGGATGTCTATAA
- a CDS encoding cation diffusion facilitator family transporter: MTKVDHRPEVRRVLIITLILNIIVMGLKLVVGFLTGALSLQADALHSFTDAANNVLGLVSNQFASPQPDRDHPYGHQKFEALGALGIAAFLGITCFEIIQRSIERIFTGVSPITLQGWELWLLILVLGVNIFIAFYERHVGKKLNNRILIADSYHTMGDIWTTIVIVAGLVGIWQGARWDIPELQWLDVVLAFPVALLVFKSAWEVLKENLPWLVDEAAIPPEVIHRITLQVPGVINCHDIASRGVVGQQVFIEMHMIVDANDLETAHKITEAVEEKLKTYVGPARVVIHMEPPRYQSDTITFSEPNDTN, from the coding sequence ATGACAAAGGTTGATCATCGTCCAGAAGTCCGCCGTGTTCTAATTATCACGCTCATCCTCAATATTATTGTTATGGGCTTAAAATTAGTCGTGGGGTTTCTCACCGGTGCGTTAAGTTTACAAGCAGATGCCCTTCATAGCTTTACCGATGCAGCAAACAACGTTCTGGGATTAGTCAGTAATCAATTTGCCTCCCCACAACCCGATCGCGATCACCCTTATGGACACCAAAAATTTGAAGCCCTTGGGGCATTAGGAATTGCCGCCTTTTTAGGGATTACTTGCTTTGAAATTATCCAACGTAGCATCGAGCGCATTTTTACAGGAGTCTCACCAATTACGCTTCAAGGTTGGGAATTATGGCTATTAATCCTTGTGTTAGGCGTTAACATTTTTATTGCCTTTTATGAACGTCATGTTGGGAAAAAACTCAACAATCGGATTTTAATTGCAGACTCCTATCACACCATGGGAGATATTTGGACAACTATTGTCATCGTTGCAGGATTAGTGGGAATTTGGCAGGGGGCAAGATGGGATATTCCCGAATTACAATGGCTAGATGTTGTTTTAGCCTTTCCAGTTGCCTTATTAGTCTTTAAAAGTGCTTGGGAGGTTTTGAAAGAAAATTTACCTTGGCTAGTGGATGAGGCGGCAATTCCCCCAGAAGTCATCCATCGCATTACTTTACAAGTGCCAGGGGTGATTAATTGCCATGATATTGCCTCCCGAGGCGTAGTGGGACAACAAGTCTTTATCGAAATGCACATGATTGTAGATGCCAATGATCTTGAAACTGCCCACAAAATTACAGAAGCAGTTGAGGAAAAATTGAAAACCTATGTGGGGCCAGCAAGAGTGGTTATTCATATGGAACCGCCACGATATCAGTCGGATACAATCACCTTTTCTGAGCCAAACGACACCAATTAG
- the nblS gene encoding two-component system sensor histidine kinase NblS — protein MNTIREIIARWWSDFTLQTRLMAVGTLVVSLVMSGLTFWAVNTIQQDARMNDTRFGRDLGLLLAANIAPLVAEDNLTEVALFSGRFYSSTSSVRYILYAEPDGKIRFGIPFSEGEGQNALTIQRWIQLPDSYDPDADQPFVRQHNTPDGEVTDVFVPLIYEKEYLGVLAVGINPNPTVVASSNLTRDVTIAVFISIWAMVILGAVFNALTITKPIKELLVGVKNIAAGNFKQRIELPLGGELGELISSFNYMAERLARYEEQNIEELTAEKAKLETLVSTIADGAVLIDTDLQIMLVNPTAKRIFGWEGKEIIGKNVLHHLPHEVNIEISEPLQEVIARDTSDETEDVETLRNGGEFRITLNSPHERTVRILLTRVLDQYRESIKGLAITVQDITREVELNKAKSQFISNVSHELRTPLFNIKSFIETLSEYGEELSPEEQKEFLHTTNSETDRLTRLVNDVLDLSRLESSKAYQMTAVDLSQPIEQTLRSYHLNAKDKEIELLQEVQPELPPVMGNYDLLLQVFANLVGNALKFSRPKGKVMIRAYLLDPEDHPYQSSPQVRVEVSDTGIGIDTEDQEAIFDRFFRVENQVHTLEGTGLGLSIVRNIIEKHHSMVRLVSELGVGTTFWFDLLVHESAVGKHEDGQVTPKGEELIVNSELN, from the coding sequence TTGAATACAATCCGCGAAATTATCGCCCGTTGGTGGTCAGATTTTACCCTTCAAACTCGTCTCATGGCAGTGGGAACCTTAGTGGTTTCCCTCGTCATGAGTGGTTTAACCTTTTGGGCTGTGAATACCATCCAACAAGATGCTCGGATGAATGACACCCGATTTGGACGGGATTTAGGCTTATTACTAGCTGCGAATATTGCCCCCCTAGTTGCCGAAGATAACCTCACAGAAGTTGCCCTCTTCTCAGGACGATTTTATAGTAGTACCTCCAGTGTCCGCTATATTCTCTATGCCGAACCAGATGGCAAAATCCGCTTTGGGATTCCTTTCTCCGAGGGCGAAGGACAAAATGCACTAACCATTCAACGATGGATTCAACTTCCCGATAGTTATGATCCAGACGCAGATCAACCCTTTGTGCGTCAACATAATACCCCTGATGGTGAAGTAACAGACGTTTTCGTTCCCTTAATCTACGAAAAAGAATATCTCGGAGTTTTAGCTGTCGGAATTAATCCTAATCCTACCGTTGTTGCCTCTTCTAATCTTACCCGAGATGTCACCATTGCAGTTTTTATTTCTATTTGGGCAATGGTCATTTTAGGGGCAGTTTTTAATGCTTTAACCATTACTAAGCCCATTAAAGAATTGTTAGTGGGAGTGAAAAATATTGCAGCCGGAAACTTTAAGCAACGCATTGAACTCCCCCTTGGTGGTGAATTAGGAGAATTGATTTCTAGCTTTAATTATATGGCAGAACGGTTGGCGCGATATGAAGAACAAAATATTGAAGAATTAACTGCAGAAAAAGCTAAATTAGAAACCTTAGTTTCTACCATTGCTGATGGAGCGGTTTTAATTGATACTGATTTACAAATCATGTTAGTGAATCCCACCGCAAAACGAATTTTTGGTTGGGAAGGAAAGGAAATTATTGGGAAAAATGTGTTGCACCATCTTCCCCATGAAGTGAATATAGAAATCAGTGAACCGCTACAAGAAGTGATCGCAAGAGATACTTCCGATGAAACTGAAGATGTGGAAACTCTCAGAAATGGTGGCGAGTTTCGGATTACCTTAAATAGTCCCCATGAGCGAACCGTTCGCATTTTACTAACACGGGTTTTAGATCAATATCGTGAAAGTATCAAAGGGTTAGCGATTACCGTCCAAGATATTACCCGAGAAGTGGAATTAAACAAAGCAAAAAGCCAATTTATTAGTAATGTTTCCCATGAATTAAGAACCCCCTTATTTAATATTAAATCCTTTATTGAAACCCTTTCTGAGTATGGAGAAGAACTAAGCCCAGAAGAACAAAAAGAATTTTTACATACTACCAATAGTGAAACAGATCGCTTAACCCGTTTGGTGAATGATGTTCTTGATTTATCCCGATTAGAATCCTCCAAGGCTTATCAAATGACAGCCGTGGATTTGAGTCAGCCCATTGAGCAAACCCTTCGTAGTTATCATCTCAATGCTAAGGATAAAGAAATTGAACTTTTACAAGAGGTTCAGCCTGAGTTACCCCCTGTGATGGGCAATTATGACTTACTATTACAAGTCTTTGCCAATTTAGTTGGCAATGCTTTAAAATTTAGTCGTCCCAAGGGAAAAGTAATGATTCGTGCTTATCTTCTTGATCCCGAAGATCATCCTTACCAATCGAGCCCCCAAGTTCGGGTAGAGGTTTCTGATACAGGAATTGGCATTGATACTGAAGATCAAGAGGCAATTTTTGATCGCTTTTTTCGGGTGGAAAACCAAGTCCATACCTTAGAAGGAACGGGCTTAGGCTTGTCCATTGTTCGCAATATTATTGAAAAACATCACAGCATGGTACGGTTAGTGAGTGAATTAGGTGTAGGAACCACCTTCTGGTTCGACTTGTTAGTTCATGAATCTGCCGTAGGGAAACATGAGGATGGACAAGTGACCCCGAAAGGTGAAGAATTGATTGTAAATTCTGAATTGAATTAA
- a CDS encoding YdcF family protein: protein MTVIISIPVRFVLVKLQNPEPEAILMLGGDLFREDFTAEFGQQHPNLEIWISGTYPEGRRILEEHDLDPDRVHYDDRATDTVTNFTTMIEPLKQNHISHVYLITSDHHMPRSTAIGMIIFGSRGITFTRVPAPSDQSPETTLRIARDVGRSFMWLVTGRTGASFNPRLSSQIKPLLSVIPQHN, encoded by the coding sequence TTGACCGTTATCATCTCGATTCCGGTTCGCTTTGTACTGGTTAAACTCCAAAATCCTGAACCGGAAGCTATCCTCATGCTAGGGGGGGATTTGTTTCGGGAAGACTTTACTGCAGAATTTGGTCAGCAACACCCTAATCTCGAAATTTGGATTTCAGGGACTTATCCTGAAGGTCGTCGGATATTAGAAGAACATGACCTTGATCCGGATCGGGTTCATTATGACGATCGCGCGACAGATACGGTTACAAATTTCACCACAATGATCGAACCCCTGAAACAGAATCATATTTCCCATGTCTATCTCATTACCTCTGATCATCATATGCCACGTTCTACCGCCATTGGCATGATCATTTTTGGTAGTCGTGGCATTACGTTTACCCGTGTTCCTGCTCCCTCTGACCAATCCCCGGAAACAACGCTTCGGATTGCCCGTGATGTGGGGCGTTCTTTCATGTGGCTCGTAACAGGTCGCACAGGGGCAAGTTTTAACCCCCGATTGTCCTCCCAGATCAAGCCCTTACTCTCCGTTATACCTCAACACAACTAG
- the lipA gene encoding lipoyl synthase, which produces MVVKPDWLKVKAPQFERVGKVKSTLRELKLNTVCEEASCPNIGECFQKGTATFLIMGPACTRACPYCDIDFEKKPQAPDPLEALHLAEAVQKMGLNHVVITSVNRDDLPDQGASQFVRCIEQVRKVSPDTTIELLIPDLCGDWNALETILNAQPDVLNHNTETIPRLYRRVRPQGDYARSLQLLQKTREIAPWIYTKSGLMVGWDETEAEVKAVLDDLREVDCDIVTIGQYLQPTEKHLGVKQFVTPETFENWRKYGEAIGFLQVVSSPLTRSSYHAEQVQELMAQYPRSKG; this is translated from the coding sequence GTGGTCGTAAAACCCGATTGGTTAAAAGTTAAAGCCCCTCAGTTTGAGCGTGTTGGTAAAGTTAAATCCACATTACGAGAGTTAAAGTTAAATACTGTTTGTGAGGAAGCCTCTTGTCCCAACATTGGAGAATGTTTCCAGAAGGGAACTGCTACTTTTCTAATTATGGGGCCAGCTTGTACTCGCGCCTGTCCCTATTGTGACATTGATTTTGAGAAGAAACCCCAAGCGCCTGATCCTTTAGAGGCGTTACACTTAGCCGAAGCGGTGCAGAAGATGGGTTTAAATCATGTAGTAATTACTTCTGTCAATCGCGATGATCTACCTGATCAAGGGGCTTCCCAGTTTGTCCGTTGTATTGAACAAGTACGGAAGGTTTCTCCTGATACTACCATTGAATTACTAATTCCAGACCTCTGTGGAGATTGGAACGCCCTAGAAACAATTCTCAATGCTCAACCTGATGTTTTAAACCATAATACTGAAACAATTCCCCGTTTATATCGTCGCGTGCGTCCCCAAGGAGATTATGCGCGATCGCTGCAGTTATTACAAAAGACCCGAGAAATTGCCCCTTGGATTTATACTAAGTCTGGTTTAATGGTGGGTTGGGATGAAACGGAAGCAGAAGTGAAAGCAGTTCTCGATGATCTGCGCGAAGTGGATTGTGATATTGTCACAATTGGACAGTATTTACAGCCCACAGAAAAGCATCTAGGGGTTAAACAATTTGTTACCCCAGAAACCTTTGAAAATTGGCGCAAGTACGGGGAAGCGATTGGGTTCTTACAAGTGGTATCCTCTCCTCTGACTCGCAGTTCTTATCACGCAGAACAAGTCCAAGAATTAATGGCTCAATATCCTCGTTCAAAAGGATGA
- a CDS encoding N-6 DNA methylase: protein MFYGTGIPACIIVLDQENANQRDRVFMIDASREYIKDGNKNRFREQDIRKIVDVFNQQQTIPRYSRLVPIEEIANNDYNLNLPRYIDTQETEDIQDIEAHWKGGIPKADIEALEDYWEIYPSLKQELFEPLRSGYLQIKIPPDEVKKYVFEHPEFTSYANAIADIFNQWWDQNVSNLKGIQQGDNPKAVINPLAESLLNAFENRNLIDKYDIYQHLMDYWLETMRDDVYILAEDGWVAEIINPCAK, encoded by the coding sequence TTGTTTTATGGAACGGGAATTCCAGCTTGCATCATTGTTTTAGATCAAGAAAATGCTAATCAGCGCGATCGCGTATTTATGATCGATGCCAGTCGGGAATATATTAAAGATGGCAATAAAAACCGTTTTCGCGAACAAGATATTCGCAAAATTGTTGATGTTTTTAATCAACAGCAGACGATTCCCCGATATTCTCGATTAGTTCCTATTGAGGAGATTGCTAACAATGACTATAATTTAAATCTTCCCCGTTATATCGACACTCAAGAAACCGAAGATATTCAAGATATAGAAGCGCATTGGAAGGGTGGCATCCCCAAGGCTGATATTGAAGCATTAGAAGATTATTGGGAGATTTATCCTTCTCTAAAACAAGAATTGTTTGAACCGCTACGTTCGGGATATTTGCAAATTAAAATTCCCCCAGATGAAGTCAAGAAATACGTTTTTGAACATCCCGAATTTACCAGTTATGCTAATGCCATTGCCGACATTTTTAATCAATGGTGGGATCAAAATGTCTCCAACTTAAAGGGCATTCAACAAGGAGATAATCCCAAAGCGGTTATTAATCCCTTAGCAGAATCATTATTAAACGCATTTGAAAATCGTAACCTCATTGATAAATATGACATTTACCAGCATTTAATGGATTACTGGCTGGAAACGATGCGCGATGATGTCTATATTTTGGCAGAAGATGGATGGGTTGCTGAAATTATTAATCCGTGCGCTAAATAG
- a CDS encoding phosphoketolase family protein, with protein MTVATPIQNKPLSEEQVEKMHAYWRAANYLSVGQIYLYDNPLLKEPLKQEHIKPRLLGHWGTTPGLNFIYVHLNRVIKQKDLNVIYLAGPGHGGPGLVANTYLEGTYTEFYPDISQDERGMKKLFTQFSFPGGVPSHVAPETPGSIHEGGELGYALAHAYGAVFDNPDLIAACVVGDGEAETGPLATSWHSNKFLNPVHDGAVLPILHLNGYKIANPTVLSRLGDKELENLFVGYGYKPYVVDGSDPEAMHQLMAGTLDSIIGEIKSIQAEARTNGFTERPQWPMIILRTPKGWTGPKEVDGKKTEGFWRSHQVPFSDTQTNLEHIALLEEWMRSYKPEELFDENGKFRQDLAALAPEGERRMGANPHANGGLLMKALKMPDFKDYAVEVSKPATTYAQATRITGEFLRDVMKMNPHTFRVMGPDETASNRLSALFEVTDRTWMDKRLPEDENLSPEGRVMEVLSEHLCQGWLEGYLLTGRHGFFSCYEAFIHIIDSMFNQHAKWLKTTRDEIPWRQPIPSLNYLLTSHVWRQDHNGFSHQDPGFIDHVVNKKADVVRIYLPPDANTLLSVTDHCLRSRNYVNVIVAGKQPELQYLDMDEAVKHCTAGLSIWPWASNDQGSEPDVVMACAGDTPTLETLAAVDILRQKFPHLKVRVVNVVDLMTLQPETEHPHGITDREFDTIFTTDKPIVFAYHGYPWLIHRLTYRRTNHSNLHVRGYKEEGTTTTPFDMVVKNDLDRFHLVQDVIDRVPKLGYAAAYVKQELRDKLIEHHHYVTKYGIDMPEIRNWKWPY; from the coding sequence ATGACAGTTGCTACTCCCATCCAAAATAAACCCCTATCTGAAGAACAAGTAGAGAAAATGCACGCTTATTGGCGGGCAGCAAACTATCTCTCCGTGGGACAAATTTATCTCTACGATAATCCTCTCCTAAAAGAGCCCCTAAAGCAAGAACATATTAAACCTCGTCTTCTCGGACACTGGGGAACCACCCCCGGATTGAACTTTATTTATGTTCACCTCAACCGCGTTATCAAGCAAAAAGACCTCAATGTTATTTATCTTGCCGGTCCCGGTCACGGTGGCCCCGGGTTAGTGGCTAACACCTATCTTGAAGGCACATACACTGAATTTTACCCTGATATTTCTCAAGATGAACGGGGCATGAAAAAACTCTTCACCCAATTCTCTTTTCCGGGTGGTGTGCCCTCTCACGTTGCCCCAGAAACCCCCGGTTCCATTCATGAGGGTGGAGAACTTGGTTATGCCTTAGCCCATGCTTATGGCGCTGTTTTTGATAATCCTGACCTCATCGCAGCTTGTGTTGTTGGCGATGGAGAAGCAGAAACCGGCCCCCTTGCTACCAGTTGGCATTCTAATAAATTCCTCAATCCTGTCCATGATGGGGCAGTTTTACCGATTTTACACCTTAACGGGTACAAAATTGCAAACCCCACTGTTCTATCACGACTGGGGGATAAAGAACTGGAAAACCTCTTTGTGGGTTATGGTTATAAGCCCTATGTTGTGGACGGATCAGACCCTGAAGCCATGCACCAGTTAATGGCGGGGACACTTGATAGTATTATTGGCGAAATTAAAAGCATTCAAGCAGAAGCCCGAACCAATGGCTTTACCGAACGTCCCCAGTGGCCAATGATTATTTTACGCACTCCCAAAGGCTGGACGGGACCGAAAGAAGTGGATGGCAAGAAAACAGAAGGCTTCTGGCGTTCTCACCAGGTTCCCTTTTCTGATACGCAGACTAACCTAGAACATATTGCGCTTTTAGAAGAGTGGATGAGAAGTTACAAGCCGGAAGAACTCTTTGATGAAAATGGGAAATTCCGCCAAGACTTAGCCGCCCTCGCACCAGAAGGAGAAAGACGGATGGGGGCAAATCCTCATGCCAATGGGGGGTTATTGATGAAGGCTTTAAAAATGCCCGACTTCAAAGATTATGCCGTAGAAGTCAGTAAACCGGCTACGACTTACGCCCAAGCCACTCGCATTACAGGAGAATTTCTCCGCGATGTGATGAAAATGAATCCCCATACTTTCCGCGTCATGGGGCCAGATGAAACGGCTTCTAACCGTTTAAGTGCCTTATTTGAAGTCACTGACCGCACTTGGATGGATAAACGCCTCCCTGAAGATGAAAATTTATCCCCTGAGGGGCGCGTGATGGAAGTTTTAAGCGAACACCTTTGTCAGGGCTGGTTAGAAGGCTATCTCTTAACGGGACGACATGGCTTTTTCTCCTGTTATGAAGCCTTTATTCATATCATTGATTCTATGTTTAACCAGCACGCTAAATGGTTAAAAACGACTCGTGATGAAATCCCTTGGCGACAACCGATTCCATCCCTTAATTATCTCCTCACCTCCCATGTGTGGCGACAAGATCATAATGGCTTTTCTCACCAAGACCCCGGGTTTATTGACCATGTGGTGAATAAAAAAGCTGATGTGGTGCGGATTTATCTTCCCCCTGATGCCAATACCTTATTATCGGTTACTGACCACTGTCTGCGGAGTCGTAATTATGTCAATGTAATTGTTGCTGGTAAACAGCCTGAATTACAGTATTTAGATATGGATGAGGCAGTTAAACACTGTACGGCTGGTTTGAGTATTTGGCCCTGGGCGAGTAATGATCAAGGAAGTGAACCGGATGTGGTCATGGCTTGCGCTGGCGATACTCCCACGTTAGAAACTTTGGCAGCGGTGGATATCTTGCGTCAGAAATTCCCTCACTTAAAAGTGCGTGTGGTCAATGTAGTGGACTTAATGACCCTACAACCAGAAACAGAACACCCTCATGGCATTACCGATCGCGAGTTTGATACCATCTTTACTACTGATAAACCCATTGTTTTTGCCTATCATGGCTATCCTTGGTTAATTCATCGTCTTACCTATCGTCGCACCAATCACTCTAATCTCCATGTGCGCGGTTATAAAGAAGAGGGAACGACCACGACTCCCTTTGATATGGTGGTCAAAAATGATTTAGATCGTTTCCATTTAGTGCAAGATGTGATCGATCGCGTTCCTAAGCTAGGGTATGCAGCGGCTTATGTCAAACAAGAACTACGGGATAAGTTGATTGAACATCATCACTATGTCACTAAATACGGCATTGATATGCCAGAAATCCGTAACTGGAAGTGGCCCTATTAA
- a CDS encoding helix-turn-helix domain-containing protein → MQLKDTRSLPPQAQQEIRKRAVMAVIEKERPQGEVAQDFGVTRTAVNQWVQRYRQGGEAALKACKQGRREHPSLARSNLRFGERSSIAGNDNYSSYS, encoded by the coding sequence ATGCAATTAAAAGACACTCGGAGTTTACCTCCTCAAGCTCAACAAGAAATTCGTAAAAGGGCAGTCATGGCAGTGATTGAGAAAGAACGTCCTCAAGGAGAAGTAGCCCAAGATTTTGGAGTCACTCGTACGGCGGTTAATCAGTGGGTACAACGCTACCGTCAGGGTGGCGAGGCAGCTCTCAAGGCTTGTAAACAAGGTCGTCGTGAGCATCCTAGCTTGGCGCGATCAAATCTTCGATTCGGTGAGCGGAGCTCAATCGCAGGTAACGACAATTACTCGTCTTATTCGTGA